CATGGTCTCTTGATCCTCAGCTGCCATCTTATAGGACTGGTCAGGCAAGTCATCAGGGTAGCAGATTTTAAAAGTATGAGGCTCTGAGGTGGATTCCTGCAACTCCACCGTGCAGCCTTCTAACACAATGAGCTGACTAGGAGCCCGGTCTCCAGGCTGTTCCCGGAAGATAAGAAGATTTCCACGGAGTTCACACCAGCAGCGCTGATAGGAAGCGGTGCGATTATTTTTCTTATAAAGGATGCCCTGCCGGTCTGGGGGCTGATCTAGGTGGGAAGAAGTAAGGATGCTGGCAATGTGGAGTTTGATGGTGGGCTGGCTCTGAAACTGGAGAGAGAATcatagaaagagatgagagaccaTACAGACAAATAACACAGAAGGTGAAGGAGCTAAAAGAGGAACTAAGCTGAGCACTTTTCCTTAAGCTGGGCTTCCACATGAGCAGAATTATATTTCCCCCAGCAACCTGGGCAAGTTCATTAGCAAAGGAATTTTAAGTCATGCCtaaagagccgtggtggtacagtggttagaatgcagtattgcaggctaattctgccgactgccagcagttcagttctcaccggctcaagattgactctgctttccatccttctggggttggtaaaatgaggacccagatt
Above is a window of Ahaetulla prasina isolate Xishuangbanna chromosome 4, ASM2864084v1, whole genome shotgun sequence DNA encoding:
- the LOC131197624 gene encoding sesquipedalian-1-like isoform X2, whose amino-acid sequence is MFQSQPTIKLHIASILTSSHLDQPPDRQGILYKKNNRTASYQRCWCELRGNLLIFREQPGDRAPSQLIVLEGCTVELQESTSEPHTFKICYPDDLPDQSYKMAAEDQETMEDWVRALSTAGFEYLRALVTELESQFHRLKSQQYSKEEASCKATDLPLPPPKPVEQRRFSHMDFACLHQEFGKDVKRTRIKWQERKGKHVPETENSMHFK
- the LOC131197624 gene encoding sesquipedalian-1-like isoform X1, which translates into the protein MNLAPKFQSQPTIKLHIASILTSSHLDQPPDRQGILYKKNNRTASYQRCWCELRGNLLIFREQPGDRAPSQLIVLEGCTVELQESTSEPHTFKICYPDDLPDQSYKMAAEDQETMEDWVRALSTAGFEYLRALVTELESQFHRLKSQQYSKEEASCKATDLPLPPPKPVEQRRFSHMDFACLHQEFGKDVKRTRIKWQERKGKHVPETENSMHFK